A stretch of the Desulfovibrio sp. X2 genome encodes the following:
- a CDS encoding efflux RND transporter periplasmic adaptor subunit, protein MRHAHPLCFLLLAFLALPACGGDVAPGQRAAREGEHAPQQSAQAVRRMVQESEESVGTVRPKTEISVAAQVLARVASVLVRPGARVDKGQTLVTLDPREFEARSGAAAQSLAEARASLGQSEQAITAARAQADKTRTTYERLRALYAQGAVAAEEMESARRDMLQAAAALNQAREGQAQAQAAVRRFENLEREADINQGYTVITAPEAGEVVRRLVEPGDVASPGKPLLVLQTGGKLWLEAAVREGLIGRTPVGERLTVHIDSLSSDLPGTVEEVVPSADPATRTFIVRVGLPPAQGLYQGMFGRLIIPVGQREAVLVPRAALRRVGQLSTVLLKTAEGWRDVYVRLGRVQGGEVEVLAGLSGGETVGLSDASGGGADAE, encoded by the coding sequence ATGCGCCACGCTCACCCGCTCTGCTTCCTCCTGCTCGCGTTCCTCGCGCTGCCCGCGTGCGGCGGAGACGTCGCGCCCGGCCAGCGCGCCGCCCGGGAGGGGGAGCATGCGCCGCAGCAAAGCGCCCAGGCCGTGCGCCGCATGGTCCAGGAGAGCGAGGAGTCCGTGGGCACGGTCAGGCCCAAGACCGAGATCAGCGTGGCCGCCCAGGTGCTGGCCCGCGTGGCCTCGGTCCTGGTGCGGCCGGGCGCGCGCGTGGACAAGGGCCAGACCCTGGTCACGCTCGACCCGCGCGAGTTCGAGGCCCGGTCCGGGGCCGCGGCCCAGAGCCTGGCCGAGGCGCGCGCCTCGCTCGGCCAGTCCGAGCAGGCCATCACCGCGGCCCGCGCCCAGGCGGACAAGACCCGCACCACCTACGAGCGGCTGCGCGCCCTCTACGCCCAGGGCGCCGTGGCCGCCGAGGAGATGGAGAGCGCGCGGCGCGACATGCTGCAGGCAGCGGCCGCCCTGAACCAGGCCCGCGAGGGCCAGGCCCAGGCCCAGGCCGCGGTCAGGCGTTTCGAGAACCTCGAGCGCGAGGCGGACATCAACCAGGGCTACACGGTCATCACGGCGCCCGAGGCGGGCGAGGTGGTGCGCCGCCTGGTCGAGCCCGGGGACGTGGCCTCGCCGGGCAAGCCGCTGCTCGTCCTGCAGACCGGCGGCAAGCTCTGGCTCGAGGCCGCGGTGCGCGAGGGGCTGATCGGCCGGACCCCGGTGGGCGAGCGGCTGACCGTGCACATCGACTCGCTCTCGAGCGACCTGCCCGGCACCGTGGAGGAGGTCGTGCCCTCGGCCGACCCGGCCACCCGCACCTTCATCGTGCGCGTCGGCCTGCCTCCCGCACAAGGCCTCTACCAGGGCATGTTCGGCAGGCTCATCATCCCCGTGGGGCAGCGCGAGGCCGTGCTCGTGCCGCGCGCCGCCCTCCGCCGCGTGGGCCAGCTCTCCACGGTGCTCCTGAAGACCGCGGAGGGCTGGCGCGACGTCTACGTGCGCCTCGGCCGGGTCCAGGGCGGGGAGGTGGAGGTCCTGGCCGGGCTTTCGGGCGGCGAGACCGTGGGGCTTTCGGACGCCTCCGGAGGCGGGGCCGATGCCGAGTGA
- a CDS encoding formylglycine-generating enzyme family protein encodes MRSDAPLFSQPSRRRSARPFLLTALACLLAALVLRPAPAGAAATLNLATAQDGQRVVLTYDLASTTPTAHVGLLLRLGEKLLDPRALHLSGDLGTVTAGPGKRIVWEAGEDFPGGLAGAVDGELVAVELQPEPVSGLTFIPLDGRCFDMGCGPWNPVCEPDEQPVFPACPGAYAISTTPVNNAAFAAFLNATGRGGDFPGLSHADGSYAPLPDAATAPASGVSREDARAYAAWLSAKTGAHYALPSEAQWENACRSGGRLFPFSTPDGRMSGNLEAPVQASSGPNLLGLENMSGGVWEWTDDTYAPYPLHAGQQAEGPGVLRGGRLGSPLRNARCVNRYERDAQARDPSSGFRLVRLQ; translated from the coding sequence ATGCGCAGCGACGCGCCGCTTTTCAGCCAGCCCTCCCGCCGCCGAAGCGCGCGTCCCTTCCTGCTCACGGCCCTGGCCTGCCTCCTGGCCGCGCTCGTGCTGCGCCCGGCCCCGGCCGGAGCGGCCGCGACGCTCAACCTGGCCACAGCGCAGGACGGGCAGCGGGTCGTGCTGACCTACGACCTCGCCTCGACCACGCCCACGGCCCACGTGGGCCTGCTCCTGCGCCTGGGCGAAAAGCTCCTCGACCCGCGCGCCCTGCACCTCTCTGGAGACCTGGGCACGGTTACGGCCGGGCCCGGCAAGCGCATCGTCTGGGAGGCGGGCGAGGATTTTCCGGGCGGCCTGGCGGGCGCCGTGGACGGCGAGCTCGTGGCCGTGGAGCTTCAACCCGAGCCGGTGAGCGGCCTGACCTTCATCCCCCTGGACGGACGCTGCTTCGACATGGGCTGCGGCCCCTGGAACCCGGTCTGCGAACCGGACGAGCAGCCGGTCTTTCCCGCCTGCCCGGGCGCCTACGCCATCTCCACCACGCCGGTGAACAACGCGGCCTTCGCCGCCTTCCTGAACGCCACGGGCCGCGGCGGGGACTTTCCGGGCCTGTCGCACGCGGACGGGAGCTACGCCCCGCTGCCGGACGCGGCCACGGCCCCGGCCAGCGGGGTCAGCCGCGAGGACGCCCGGGCCTACGCCGCCTGGCTCTCCGCGAAGACCGGCGCGCACTACGCCCTGCCGAGCGAGGCGCAGTGGGAGAACGCCTGCCGCAGCGGCGGCCGCCTCTTCCCCTTCTCCACGCCGGACGGCCGCATGTCCGGCAACCTGGAGGCGCCTGTCCAGGCCTCGTCCGGCCCCAACCTGCTGGGCCTCGAGAACATGTCCGGCGGCGTCTGGGAATGGACCGACGACACCTACGCCCCCTACCCCCTGCACGCGGGGCAGCAGGCCGAAGGGCCCGGCGTGCTGCGCGGCGGCCGCCTGGGCAGCCCGCTGCGCAACGCCCGCTGCGTGAACCGCTACGAGCGCGACGCGCAGGCGCGCGACCCGAGCTCCGGCTTCCGCCTCGTGCGCCTGCAGTAG
- a CDS encoding BON domain-containing protein — MPTLKQIMKAFACLALLSLAFGCSGNEKKEMASKEKSTEQYVDDATITTKVKAAILQDSMLNSMQISVDTNQGVVTLSGTVNNQDMVTEAGKVTAAVTGVKKVENNLTVKPAQ, encoded by the coding sequence ATGCCGACACTGAAGCAGATCATGAAGGCGTTCGCATGCCTCGCCCTGCTGTCCCTGGCCTTCGGGTGCTCGGGCAACGAGAAGAAGGAGATGGCGAGCAAGGAGAAGTCCACCGAGCAGTACGTGGACGACGCGACCATCACGACCAAGGTCAAGGCCGCCATCCTGCAGGATTCCATGCTCAACTCCATGCAGATCAGCGTGGACACGAACCAGGGCGTGGTCACCCTGAGCGGCACGGTCAACAACCAGGACATGGTGACCGAGGCAGGCAAGGTGACGGCGGCGGTGACCGGCGTGAAGAAGGTGGAAAACAACCTGACCGTGAAGCCTGCGCAGTAG
- a CDS encoding acyl-CoA thioesterase produces MDTYCIVRPEHLNHYGHLFGGAMLSWIDEFAWLAASLDFPGCKLVTMAMDNIVFKKPAPCGSILRFSIEPVRQGTTSVTYNVAVLADAPGATQETHIVSTTITFVRLDETGMKTDLPRLAAFRSKESGLGPLPQTTQHIK; encoded by the coding sequence TTGGACACCTATTGCATCGTGCGGCCCGAGCACCTGAACCATTACGGCCATCTTTTCGGCGGGGCCATGCTCAGCTGGATCGACGAATTCGCCTGGCTGGCCGCCTCGCTCGACTTTCCCGGCTGCAAGCTCGTGACCATGGCCATGGACAACATCGTCTTCAAGAAGCCCGCGCCCTGCGGCTCCATCCTGCGCTTCTCCATCGAGCCCGTGCGCCAGGGCACCACCTCGGTGACCTACAACGTGGCCGTGCTGGCGGACGCGCCCGGCGCCACGCAGGAGACGCACATCGTCTCCACGACCATCACCTTCGTGCGCCTCGACGAGACCGGCATGAAGACCGACCTGCCGCGTCTCGCCGCCTTCCGCTCCAAGGAGAGCGGACTCGGCCCCCTGCCGCAGACCACGCAGCACATAAAGTGA
- a CDS encoding WcbI family polysaccharide biosynthesis putative acetyltransferase, whose amino-acid sequence MQTCLIHANCQGEPLARLLLAQPGFAARHRCGVVLNYTREEVPAEALSTCGLFLYQHLGPEWGELSSAALLSRLPPGATSLCIPNLFFKGYWPLWTSAPDFDYSDVLLDALLERGLSRAQVLHLYLRTDPAKYCDLDALAAASLEHERRKEAHTPIKYVDLILCRYRKEHLFFTVNHPKKALLRHVADGVLAHLGLPPLSDAEAATVPEELGEIELPVHPAVASRFGLSFAAPDRLWEVYGRKMDFAEYAGHYVDCKLIGEKDFIGYLRVMALRAARSEENTRHTGGEDA is encoded by the coding sequence GTGCAGACCTGCCTGATCCACGCCAACTGCCAGGGCGAGCCCCTGGCGCGCCTGCTCCTGGCGCAGCCCGGCTTCGCCGCGCGCCATCGCTGCGGCGTGGTCCTGAACTACACGCGCGAGGAGGTCCCGGCCGAGGCGCTCTCCACCTGCGGGCTGTTCCTCTACCAGCACCTCGGCCCCGAGTGGGGCGAGCTCTCCTCCGCCGCGCTCCTCTCCAGGCTCCCTCCCGGCGCGACCAGCCTGTGCATCCCGAACCTCTTCTTCAAGGGCTACTGGCCGCTGTGGACCTCGGCCCCGGACTTCGACTACTCGGACGTGCTGCTCGACGCCCTTCTCGAGCGCGGCCTCTCCCGCGCCCAGGTCCTGCACCTCTACCTGCGCACCGATCCGGCCAAATACTGCGACCTCGACGCCCTCGCCGCCGCGTCCCTCGAGCACGAGCGGCGCAAGGAGGCGCACACGCCCATCAAGTACGTGGACCTGATCCTGTGCCGGTACAGGAAGGAACATCTCTTCTTCACCGTGAACCACCCGAAAAAGGCTCTGCTGCGCCATGTGGCGGACGGCGTGCTCGCCCACCTGGGGCTGCCGCCCCTCTCCGACGCCGAGGCCGCGACCGTGCCCGAGGAGCTCGGGGAGATCGAGCTGCCCGTGCATCCGGCCGTGGCCAGCCGCTTCGGCCTCTCCTTCGCCGCGCCGGACAGGCTGTGGGAGGTCTACGGCAGGAAGATGGACTTCGCGGAGTACGCGGGCCACTACGTGGACTGCAAGCTCATCGGGGAGAAGGATTTCATCGGCTACCTGCGGGTCATGGCCCTGCGGGCCGCGCGCAGCGAGGAGAATACCCGGCACACGGGCGGGGAGGACGCATGA
- a CDS encoding glycosyltransferase, translating into MRNVAWIGGLAFKDHMPEFGWRPLHVPLRPGVPLCWEEIRAAAGEEPEALVYVDRSAALPMVGVESFPCPTCFFCIDSHIHAWYPAWAQAFDACAVSLKDHIPAFASRLAPDRLVWLPPFAKDTDRPPESPPEPEWDLLFVGTVDPETTPGRVRFLDELGRLFPGLAVMRGDYRGLFPKAKLVLNVAERGDLNYRVPEALACGACLLTPAIANGQEELFRDGEHLFTYPQGDAAAVAALARRLLAEPERRARVAAAGRAEVEAHHRMRHRARTMATLLDSLAAAGDASRRLARAEEIRATHLRRILLHWAEASENPEARGRYLAAARGLPCPPPTPGLF; encoded by the coding sequence ATGAGGAACGTGGCCTGGATCGGCGGGCTGGCCTTCAAGGACCACATGCCCGAGTTCGGCTGGCGGCCGCTGCACGTGCCGCTCCGGCCCGGCGTGCCGCTGTGCTGGGAGGAGATCAGGGCCGCGGCGGGCGAGGAGCCCGAGGCCCTGGTCTACGTGGATCGCTCGGCCGCGCTGCCCATGGTGGGCGTGGAGAGCTTCCCCTGCCCCACCTGCTTCTTCTGCATCGACAGCCACATCCACGCCTGGTACCCGGCCTGGGCCCAGGCCTTCGACGCCTGCGCCGTGAGCCTGAAGGACCACATCCCGGCCTTCGCCTCCCGCCTCGCGCCAGACCGCCTGGTCTGGCTGCCGCCTTTCGCCAAGGACACGGACCGCCCGCCCGAGAGCCCGCCCGAGCCCGAATGGGACCTGCTCTTCGTGGGCACCGTGGACCCGGAGACCACGCCCGGCCGCGTGCGCTTCCTCGACGAGCTGGGCAGGCTCTTCCCGGGCCTTGCGGTCATGCGCGGCGACTACCGCGGACTTTTCCCCAAGGCCAAGCTGGTGCTCAACGTGGCCGAGCGCGGGGACCTCAACTACCGCGTGCCCGAGGCCCTGGCCTGCGGGGCCTGCCTGCTGACCCCGGCCATCGCCAACGGCCAGGAGGAGCTGTTCCGGGACGGCGAGCACCTCTTCACCTATCCGCAGGGCGACGCCGCGGCCGTGGCCGCCCTGGCCCGCCGCCTGCTGGCCGAGCCCGAGCGCCGCGCCCGCGTGGCCGCGGCGGGACGGGCCGAGGTCGAGGCGCACCACCGCATGCGCCACCGTGCCCGCACCATGGCCACGCTCCTCGACTCCCTCGCCGCCGCAGGCGACGCGTCCCGGCGCCTTGCCCGCGCTGAGGAAATCCGCGCGACGCATCTCAGGCGGATCCTCCTGCACTGGGCCGAGGCCAGCGAGAATCCCGAGGCCCGGGGGCGGTATCTGGCCGCTGCCCGCGGCCTGCCCTGTCCGCCGCCCACGCCAGGCCTTTTTTGA
- a CDS encoding HAD family hydrolase, whose amino-acid sequence MPPPETTPPSDRKPLCIEVPGVGRLELSHLVLDYNGTLALDGELLEGVAERMRVLAGLLTVHVLTADTHGSAADRLAGLPVRLALVTPTEQEEAKLRYVTVLGAARCAAVGNGANDTAMLRAAALGVAVIGREGAASAVLAAASVVVRDVRDGLDLLLRPLRLAATLRR is encoded by the coding sequence ATGCCTCCCCCGGAAACCACGCCGCCCTCGGACCGCAAGCCCCTGTGCATCGAGGTGCCGGGCGTCGGGCGCCTCGAGCTTTCCCACCTGGTCCTCGACTACAACGGCACCCTGGCCCTGGACGGCGAGCTGCTCGAGGGCGTGGCCGAGCGCATGCGCGTCCTGGCGGGCCTGCTCACGGTCCACGTCCTGACCGCGGACACGCACGGCAGCGCCGCCGACAGGCTGGCCGGTCTCCCCGTGCGCCTGGCCCTGGTCACGCCGACCGAGCAGGAAGAAGCCAAGCTGCGCTACGTCACGGTGCTGGGCGCCGCGCGCTGCGCGGCCGTGGGCAACGGGGCCAACGACACGGCCATGCTGCGCGCGGCCGCCCTGGGAGTGGCCGTGATCGGCCGAGAGGGAGCGGCCTCGGCGGTCCTTGCGGCAGCGAGCGTGGTCGTGCGCGACGTGCGTGACGGCCTGGACCTCCTGCTGCGTCCCCTGCGCCTGGCCGCCACGCTGCGCCGCTAG
- the sfsA gene encoding DNA/RNA nuclease SfsA, whose translation MSAPVFPFPPGTRPGVLLRREKRFLVEVELGGERLWAHTNNSGSMLGLVRRGTEALLSPAANPKRRLPYTLEAVAAGGGWCSVNTLAPNRLLAWAFAQGLLPELAGATAIRPEARSGESRLDARFETPDGPLWVECKNVTLAEDGAALFPDARTERGRKHLEELMRLCAQGARVATFYLVTRADAACFGPAWCVDEDYARAFYAALDAGVEAWPWLARVDEAGIRLTRRLAVVAP comes from the coding sequence GTGAGCGCCCCGGTCTTCCCCTTCCCGCCCGGCACGCGGCCGGGCGTCCTGCTGCGGCGCGAGAAGCGCTTCCTGGTGGAGGTGGAGCTCGGCGGCGAGCGGCTGTGGGCGCACACCAACAACTCCGGCTCCATGCTCGGCCTCGTGCGCCGGGGCACCGAGGCCCTGCTCTCGCCCGCCGCGAACCCCAAGCGCAGGCTGCCCTACACCCTGGAGGCCGTGGCCGCGGGCGGCGGCTGGTGCTCGGTGAACACGCTGGCGCCCAACCGCCTGCTCGCCTGGGCCTTTGCGCAGGGCCTCCTGCCCGAGCTCGCCGGGGCCACGGCGATCAGGCCCGAGGCCAGGAGCGGCGAATCGCGCCTGGACGCGCGCTTCGAGACGCCGGACGGGCCGCTGTGGGTGGAGTGCAAGAACGTGACCCTGGCCGAGGACGGGGCGGCGCTCTTCCCGGACGCGCGGACCGAGCGCGGCAGGAAGCACCTGGAGGAGCTCATGCGGCTTTGCGCCCAGGGCGCGCGCGTGGCCACCTTCTACCTCGTCACCCGGGCGGACGCGGCCTGCTTCGGCCCGGCCTGGTGCGTGGACGAGGACTACGCCCGCGCCTTCTACGCCGCCCTCGACGCGGGCGTGGAGGCCTGGCCCTGGCTGGCCCGCGTGGACGAGGCGGGCATCCGCCTTACGCGTCGGCTCGCCGTGGTCGCCCCCTAG
- a CDS encoding efflux RND transporter permease subunit yields MPSEERPPQGTPGDGAPNPPAGHAQSAAGRLIGTVVAAFLESRLSLLLLIFSLLVGIIAVRATPKEEEPQIVVPLADVSVSVPGASAEEVEKLVTTPLERILWQIDGVEYVYSVSRRDQALATVRFYVGENREDALVRLHNAITRNLDLVPPVVHGWTVKNVEVDDVPIVLLTLSSPKLSDYELTRIAEEMVPRLAEIPDVSLVQLAAARPREVRVELSPERMAGFGVTALEVRDALAGADAAVTAGDLTRADKELRVTANSFIMNAAEAGSVVVAVHDDRPVTLSDVGRVVDGPAEPDAYSRHAFSLRVAAERGAGHEDDSRSLPSVTIAVSKKRGSNAVTVAKAVRERAEELRADVLPSGVELTVTRDYGETAHAKVSDLLSSLGFAIATVVLLLVLTMGWRESLVVAVSVPVSFSLALGVNYLLGYSINRVTLFALILSLGLVVDDPITNVDNIQRHIRLNPGEPRRAALAAVAEVLPPVIMSSLAVIVSFLPLYFITGMMGPYMAPMAANVPLTVTFSTVASLTVVPWLAYLLLKDRAMRPVSEGARAGGGANPVVRRLYERAVLPFLESRGRRRALWLVILGLLVVSVSLPLLRLVPLKMLPFDNKNELQLVIDMDEGTPLEATDRCVRAFEEYLRGVNEVRDVTTFAGTASPVDFNGLVRQYYLRRGGNVADIRITLADKSRRAEQSHAIALRLRRDLTAIATKFGARLKIVETPPGPPVVATLVAEVYAEPGISYGRQLAGAFQVEDMMRGQPLVVDVDDSAETERDRLDFVLDKTKAALHSVTAEDVAATLSLALSGAAPAMVHEPYERQPLYLRLVLPRSRMADVTELERLPLRGKGGEIVPLGELGRFEKVPEDQPILHKNLRRVAYVFGDTAGRPPGEAVLDMQSYLRAHPLPQGLTAEWAGEGEWKITLDVFRDLGIAFAAALVCIWVLLVIETGSLGLPVLLMSAIPLTLLGIMPGFFFLNLVAGRTVDGFPDPVFFTATSMIGMIALGGIVIRNSVVLIEFVKDELAQGTPLREAIVRSGSVRLRPIVLTAATTALGAWPITLDPIFSGLAWALIFGIAASTLFSLLVVPVAYYAVYGKEAEEGPGSGGGESAV; encoded by the coding sequence ATGCCGAGTGAGGAGCGTCCCCCGCAGGGGACCCCGGGGGACGGCGCGCCGAATCCGCCCGCGGGCCACGCGCAGAGCGCGGCCGGGCGCCTGATCGGCACGGTCGTCGCGGCCTTCCTGGAATCGCGCCTCTCCCTCCTGCTGCTCATCTTCTCCCTGCTCGTGGGCATCATCGCCGTGCGTGCCACGCCCAAGGAGGAGGAGCCGCAGATCGTGGTGCCCCTGGCCGACGTCTCGGTCTCGGTGCCCGGGGCCTCGGCCGAGGAGGTCGAGAAGCTCGTGACCACGCCGCTCGAGCGCATCCTCTGGCAGATCGACGGCGTGGAGTACGTCTACTCGGTCTCGCGACGCGACCAGGCCCTGGCCACGGTGCGCTTCTACGTGGGCGAGAACCGCGAGGACGCGCTCGTCAGGCTGCACAACGCCATCACCCGGAACCTCGACCTCGTGCCGCCCGTGGTCCACGGCTGGACGGTCAAGAACGTCGAGGTGGACGACGTGCCCATCGTCCTCCTGACCCTCTCCTCGCCCAAGCTTTCCGACTACGAGCTGACGCGCATCGCCGAGGAGATGGTGCCGCGCCTGGCCGAGATCCCGGACGTCTCGCTCGTGCAGCTGGCCGCGGCCCGGCCGCGCGAGGTGCGCGTGGAGCTCTCGCCCGAGCGCATGGCCGGTTTCGGGGTCACGGCGCTCGAGGTGCGCGACGCCCTGGCCGGCGCGGACGCGGCCGTGACCGCAGGCGACCTGACGCGCGCGGACAAGGAGCTTCGCGTCACGGCCAACAGCTTCATCATGAACGCGGCCGAGGCCGGTTCCGTGGTCGTGGCCGTGCACGACGACCGCCCGGTAACGCTTTCGGACGTCGGCCGCGTGGTGGACGGCCCGGCCGAGCCGGACGCCTACTCGCGCCACGCCTTCTCCCTGCGCGTGGCCGCGGAGCGCGGGGCGGGGCATGAAGACGACTCCCGCTCCCTGCCCTCGGTGACCATCGCGGTGAGCAAGAAGCGCGGCAGCAACGCCGTGACCGTGGCCAAGGCCGTGCGCGAGCGCGCCGAGGAGCTGCGCGCCGACGTGCTGCCGAGCGGCGTGGAGCTGACCGTGACGCGCGACTACGGGGAGACGGCGCACGCCAAGGTCTCTGACCTCCTCTCCTCCCTCGGCTTCGCCATCGCCACCGTGGTCCTGCTGCTGGTCCTGACCATGGGCTGGCGGGAGTCCCTGGTGGTGGCCGTGTCCGTGCCGGTCAGCTTCTCGCTGGCGCTCGGCGTGAACTATCTCCTCGGCTACAGCATCAACCGCGTGACGCTCTTCGCCCTCATCCTCTCCCTCGGCCTGGTGGTGGACGACCCCATCACCAACGTGGACAACATCCAGCGCCACATCCGCCTGAATCCGGGCGAGCCCCGGCGCGCCGCGCTCGCGGCCGTGGCCGAGGTCCTGCCGCCGGTGATCATGTCGAGCCTCGCGGTCATCGTCTCCTTCCTGCCGCTGTACTTCATCACCGGCATGATGGGCCCCTACATGGCGCCCATGGCGGCCAACGTGCCCCTGACCGTGACCTTTTCCACCGTGGCCTCCCTGACCGTGGTCCCCTGGCTGGCCTACCTGCTGCTCAAGGACCGGGCCATGCGGCCGGTGTCCGAGGGCGCGCGGGCCGGGGGCGGGGCCAATCCCGTGGTGCGCCGCCTCTACGAGCGCGCGGTGCTGCCCTTCCTCGAGAGCCGGGGCCGCCGCCGCGCCCTGTGGCTGGTCATCCTCGGGCTGCTCGTCGTCTCCGTCTCCCTGCCGCTCCTGCGCCTCGTGCCGCTCAAGATGCTGCCCTTCGACAACAAGAACGAGCTGCAGCTGGTCATCGACATGGACGAGGGCACGCCGCTCGAGGCCACGGACCGCTGCGTGCGCGCCTTCGAGGAGTATCTGCGCGGCGTGAACGAGGTGCGCGACGTGACCACGTTCGCGGGCACGGCCTCGCCCGTGGACTTCAACGGCCTCGTGCGCCAGTACTATCTGCGCCGGGGCGGCAACGTGGCCGACATCCGCATCACGCTCGCCGACAAGTCGCGCCGGGCCGAGCAGAGCCACGCCATCGCGCTGCGGCTGCGCCGCGACCTGACGGCCATCGCGACAAAGTTCGGCGCGCGGCTGAAGATCGTGGAGACGCCGCCCGGGCCGCCCGTGGTGGCCACCCTGGTGGCCGAGGTCTACGCGGAGCCGGGCATATCCTACGGCCGCCAGCTCGCCGGGGCCTTCCAGGTCGAGGACATGATGCGCGGCCAGCCGCTGGTGGTGGACGTGGACGACTCGGCCGAGACCGAGCGCGACCGCCTGGACTTCGTGCTCGACAAGACCAAGGCCGCGCTGCACTCGGTCACGGCCGAGGACGTGGCCGCCACGCTCTCCCTGGCCCTGTCCGGCGCCGCCCCGGCCATGGTCCACGAGCCCTACGAGCGCCAGCCCCTGTACCTGCGCCTGGTCCTGCCGCGCTCGCGCATGGCCGACGTCACGGAGCTCGAGCGACTGCCCCTGCGCGGCAAGGGCGGGGAGATCGTGCCGCTGGGCGAGCTCGGCCGCTTCGAGAAGGTTCCCGAGGACCAGCCCATCCTGCACAAGAACCTGCGCCGCGTGGCCTACGTCTTCGGCGACACGGCGGGGCGGCCGCCGGGCGAGGCGGTGCTCGACATGCAGTCGTACCTGCGCGCGCATCCCCTGCCGCAGGGGTTGACGGCCGAGTGGGCGGGCGAGGGCGAGTGGAAGATAACGCTCGACGTCTTCCGCGACCTCGGCATCGCCTTCGCCGCGGCGCTCGTCTGCATCTGGGTGCTTCTGGTCATCGAGACCGGCTCGCTCGGGCTGCCCGTGCTCCTCATGTCCGCCATCCCGCTGACGCTGCTCGGCATCATGCCGGGCTTCTTCTTCCTCAACCTCGTGGCCGGGCGCACGGTGGACGGCTTCCCGGACCCCGTGTTCTTCACGGCCACGAGCATGATCGGCATGATCGCGCTGGGCGGCATCGTCATCCGCAACTCCGTGGTGCTCATCGAGTTCGTCAAGGACGAGCTGGCCCAGGGCACGCCGCTTCGGGAGGCCATCGTGCGCAGCGGCTCGGTCAGGCTCCGGCCCATCGTGCTCACGGCCGCGACCACGGCGCTCGGCGCCTGGCCCATCACGCTGGATCCCATCTTCTCGGGACTGGCCTGGGCGCTCATCTTCGGCATCGCGGCCTCCACGCTCTTCTCGCTGCTGGTGGTGCCGGTGGCCTATTACGCGGTGTACGGAAAGGAGGCGGAGGAAGGGCCGGGAAGCGGGGGAGGGGAGAGCGCCGTCTAG
- a CDS encoding sensor domain-containing diguanylate cyclase, which translates to MEFECMSLEDLGIEGVQQLLYVERYAWLSLSPDMAAVISLDGMFEDCNTHWENQVGYPREVLQGGYLVEYIHFDDRERALAEMQKLVTSDIGSANLSFRFLSHDGDFHRLGLNVVYSPFHEAYFCTGRDLDRVQAADSTRLAYRDALTGLGNRLRLEEDLPRALAQAKNQGTVAAVVFIDLDGFKNVNDTLGHRGGDSLLVRVGERMAHCLGDIGRIYRQGGDEFVALLPLCEGRDKAEQVARLLVECLQPAFLVNDLEVRVGASLGVALYPHDAQDTNGLLEKADLAMYRVKKAGKNAFAFHGDTAQTCA; encoded by the coding sequence ATGGAATTCGAGTGCATGTCGCTGGAAGACCTCGGGATCGAGGGCGTGCAGCAGCTCCTCTACGTCGAGCGCTACGCTTGGCTGTCCCTTTCGCCGGACATGGCCGCTGTCATATCCCTGGACGGGATGTTCGAGGACTGCAACACGCACTGGGAGAACCAGGTCGGCTACCCGCGTGAGGTACTGCAGGGCGGCTATCTTGTGGAGTACATCCACTTCGACGACCGCGAGCGCGCCCTGGCCGAGATGCAGAAGCTGGTCACCTCGGACATCGGCTCGGCCAACCTCTCGTTCCGTTTCCTCTCCCACGACGGCGACTTCCATCGCCTCGGCCTGAACGTCGTCTACTCCCCCTTCCACGAGGCCTATTTCTGCACGGGCCGCGACCTCGACCGTGTTCAGGCCGCGGACAGCACGCGCCTGGCCTACCGCGACGCCCTCACCGGCCTGGGCAACCGCCTGCGCCTGGAGGAGGACCTGCCGCGCGCCCTGGCCCAGGCCAAGAACCAGGGCACCGTGGCCGCCGTGGTCTTCATCGACCTGGACGGCTTCAAGAACGTCAACGACACGCTCGGCCACCGCGGGGGCGATTCCCTGCTCGTGCGCGTGGGCGAACGCATGGCCCATTGCCTGGGCGACATCGGGCGCATCTACCGCCAGGGCGGCGACGAGTTCGTGGCCCTGCTGCCCCTGTGCGAGGGCCGGGACAAGGCGGAACAGGTCGCCCGCCTCCTGGTGGAGTGCCTGCAGCCCGCATTCCTGGTCAACGACCTCGAGGTGCGCGTCGGCGCCTCGCTCGGCGTGGCGCTCTATCCGCACGACGCGCAGGACACGAACGGCCTTCTGGAAAAGGCGGACCTGGCCATGTACCGGGTCAAGAAGGCGGGCAAGAACGCCTTCGCCTTCCACGGCGACACCGCCCAGACCTGCGCCTGA